Within the Staphylococcus argenteus genome, the region ATACTAATATTTCGCCATGTTCATTTTCAAGTAAACAATAAGAAATGAGTTGTTTATATGATGGATCTTCTTCCATATCTCCTCGACGTTTGACCTCATAGTGACGCAATGCATCAAATATGCTTTGTCCTATTGGCTTATTTTTATTTAAAAACCCATTGAAAGTATTTTTTTCATTATCAAATATAGTTTCTCTAGGTACTACAATAATTTGCTCATCAAATTTAGACATCGTATTAAAAACTCCTCACTTTTATGTTTAATCTCTTACATGCATTTTAGCAAATCTGTCATGTTTTAGCGATTAAATGTGACAGATTAATTTTTCTAAAATAAAAAAGAGATGACATTGCCATCTCTTTTTTATAATTAATATTATTTTAAAGCATCTTTAGCTTTAGTTACTAATTGTGCAAATGCTTTTTCGTCTGAAATTGCGATTTCAGATAACATTTTACGGTTGATATCGATACCAGCTTTTTTCAAACCGTTCATTAAACGAGAGTAGCTCATTTCATGTTGACGAGCTGCTGCATTGATACGTGTAATCCATA harbors:
- the rplT gene encoding 50S ribosomal protein L20, whose amino-acid sequence is MPRVKGGTVTRARRKKTIKLAKGYFGSKHTLYKVAKQQVMKSGQYAFRDRRQRKRDFRKLWITRINAAARQHEMSYSRLMNGLKKAGIDINRKMLSEIAISDEKAFAQLVTKAKDALK